The proteins below come from a single Oxyura jamaicensis isolate SHBP4307 breed ruddy duck chromosome 1, BPBGC_Ojam_1.0, whole genome shotgun sequence genomic window:
- the TMCC3 gene encoding transmembrane and coiled-coil domain protein 3 isoform X2, producing the protein MQRKVERHDMNTLSLPLNIRRGGSDTNLNFDVPDGVLEFHKVKLSADSLKQKILKVTEQIKVEQTARDGNVAEYLKLVNSADKQQAGRIKQVFEKKNQKSAHSIAQLQKKLEQYHKKLKDIEQNGSSKSTKDTSKDSLKDIQHGKARTSGHGPESSKSGVPGVSLTPPVFVFSKSREFANLIRNKFGSADNIAHLKNTLDEFRPESSSRTYGGSATIVAKPKYVSDDECSSGTSGSADSNGNTSFGPAVAGSLDSQGKLSMILEELREIKETQSQLADDIENLKTQFKRDYGFISQMLQEERYRYERLEDQLNDLTDLHQHETANLKQELASIEEKVAYQAYERSRDVQEALESCQTRVSKLELHQQEQQAQQSETVNAKVLLGKCINVILAFMTVILVCVSTIAKFIAPMMKSRFHIICTFFAVTLLAIFCKNWDHIICAIERMIIPR; encoded by the exons GTGGAAAGACATGACATGAATACTCTCAGTTTGCCACTTAACATTCGCCGCGGAGGCTCTGACACCAACCTCAACTTTGACGTACCAGATGGGGTCCTGGAGTTTCACAAAGTCAAACTCAGTGCAGATAGcttgaaacagaaaatcctCAAGGTTACAGAACAAATCAAAGTTGAACAAACAGCTCGAGATGGAAATGTGGCTGAGTATTTGAAACTGGTAAACAGCGCAGACAAGCAACAGGCTGGGCGCATCAAACAGGTCTTTGAGAAAAAGAACCAGAAATCCGCCCACTCCATTgctcagctgcagaagaaattaGAACAGTATCACAAAAAATTGAAGGATATTGAACAAAATGGATCTTCTAAAAGCACTAAGGACACTTCCAAAGATAGCCTGAAGGATATTCAGCATGGAAAGGCTCGTACCTCCGGGCATGGACCAGAGAGCAGCAAGTCGGGTGTGCCGGGTGTCTCCTTGACACCAcctgtctttgttttcagcaagtCAAGAGAGTTTGCAAATCTGATCCGAAACAAATTTGGTAGTGCAGACAACATTGCTCATCTCAAAAACACCCTGGATGAATTTCGGCCAGAATCAAGTTCTAGAACCTATGGGGGCAGTGCCACCATTGTTGCCAAACCCAAATATGTTAGCGATGATGAATGCTCGAGTGGGACCTCTGGCTCAGCAGACAGCAATGGGAACACTTCATTTGGtcctgctgtggcaggctcCCTGGACAGCCAAGGAAAGCTCTCCATGATTTTGGAGGAGCTAAGGGAAATCAAGGAAACGCAGTCCCAGTTAGCTGATGATATCgagaatttaaaaacacaatttaaaagaGACTATGGCTTTATTTCTCAAATGTTGCAGGAGGAAAGATAtag ataTGAAAGATTGGAAGACCAGTTAAATGACCTCACTGATCTTCATCAACATGAGACAGCAAACTTGAAACAAGAGCTAGCCAGCATAGAGGAAAAAGTGGCGTATCAGGCATACGAGCGCTCACGAGATGTTCAG GAAGCCTTGGAATCGTGCCAGACCCGTGTTTCGAAGCTGGAGCTCCATCAGCAAGAACAGCAGGCACAGCAATCCGAAACAGTTAATGCCAAAGTGCTCCTGGGGAAATGTATAAATGTTATCTTGGCCTTCATGACTGTCATCTTAGTGTGTGTTTCTACTATTGCAAAGTTCATTGCTCCTATGATGAAGAGCCGTTTTCATATCATCTGCACTTTTTTCGCTGTGACACTGCTGGCAATATTTTGTAAAAACTGGGATCATATCATTTGCGCCATAGAAAGGATGATTATACCAAGATGA
- the TMCC3 gene encoding transmembrane and coiled-coil domain protein 3 isoform X1, giving the protein MPGSDTALAVDRTYSDPERHRRRKTRVERHDMNTLSLPLNIRRGGSDTNLNFDVPDGVLEFHKVKLSADSLKQKILKVTEQIKVEQTARDGNVAEYLKLVNSADKQQAGRIKQVFEKKNQKSAHSIAQLQKKLEQYHKKLKDIEQNGSSKSTKDTSKDSLKDIQHGKARTSGHGPESSKSGVPGVSLTPPVFVFSKSREFANLIRNKFGSADNIAHLKNTLDEFRPESSSRTYGGSATIVAKPKYVSDDECSSGTSGSADSNGNTSFGPAVAGSLDSQGKLSMILEELREIKETQSQLADDIENLKTQFKRDYGFISQMLQEERYRYERLEDQLNDLTDLHQHETANLKQELASIEEKVAYQAYERSRDVQEALESCQTRVSKLELHQQEQQAQQSETVNAKVLLGKCINVILAFMTVILVCVSTIAKFIAPMMKSRFHIICTFFAVTLLAIFCKNWDHIICAIERMIIPR; this is encoded by the exons GTGGAAAGACATGACATGAATACTCTCAGTTTGCCACTTAACATTCGCCGCGGAGGCTCTGACACCAACCTCAACTTTGACGTACCAGATGGGGTCCTGGAGTTTCACAAAGTCAAACTCAGTGCAGATAGcttgaaacagaaaatcctCAAGGTTACAGAACAAATCAAAGTTGAACAAACAGCTCGAGATGGAAATGTGGCTGAGTATTTGAAACTGGTAAACAGCGCAGACAAGCAACAGGCTGGGCGCATCAAACAGGTCTTTGAGAAAAAGAACCAGAAATCCGCCCACTCCATTgctcagctgcagaagaaattaGAACAGTATCACAAAAAATTGAAGGATATTGAACAAAATGGATCTTCTAAAAGCACTAAGGACACTTCCAAAGATAGCCTGAAGGATATTCAGCATGGAAAGGCTCGTACCTCCGGGCATGGACCAGAGAGCAGCAAGTCGGGTGTGCCGGGTGTCTCCTTGACACCAcctgtctttgttttcagcaagtCAAGAGAGTTTGCAAATCTGATCCGAAACAAATTTGGTAGTGCAGACAACATTGCTCATCTCAAAAACACCCTGGATGAATTTCGGCCAGAATCAAGTTCTAGAACCTATGGGGGCAGTGCCACCATTGTTGCCAAACCCAAATATGTTAGCGATGATGAATGCTCGAGTGGGACCTCTGGCTCAGCAGACAGCAATGGGAACACTTCATTTGGtcctgctgtggcaggctcCCTGGACAGCCAAGGAAAGCTCTCCATGATTTTGGAGGAGCTAAGGGAAATCAAGGAAACGCAGTCCCAGTTAGCTGATGATATCgagaatttaaaaacacaatttaaaagaGACTATGGCTTTATTTCTCAAATGTTGCAGGAGGAAAGATAtag ataTGAAAGATTGGAAGACCAGTTAAATGACCTCACTGATCTTCATCAACATGAGACAGCAAACTTGAAACAAGAGCTAGCCAGCATAGAGGAAAAAGTGGCGTATCAGGCATACGAGCGCTCACGAGATGTTCAG GAAGCCTTGGAATCGTGCCAGACCCGTGTTTCGAAGCTGGAGCTCCATCAGCAAGAACAGCAGGCACAGCAATCCGAAACAGTTAATGCCAAAGTGCTCCTGGGGAAATGTATAAATGTTATCTTGGCCTTCATGACTGTCATCTTAGTGTGTGTTTCTACTATTGCAAAGTTCATTGCTCCTATGATGAAGAGCCGTTTTCATATCATCTGCACTTTTTTCGCTGTGACACTGCTGGCAATATTTTGTAAAAACTGGGATCATATCATTTGCGCCATAGAAAGGATGATTATACCAAGATGA